The genomic stretch GAGTGCCGCCGATGGAATCGCGTGAGCTCGGAAGGACCGGGATCGGCGTGTCGCGGATCGCTCTCGGTTGCGGGGGGTTCGGCGGCGTCGGCTCCGCACCGGCCTTCTTCGGGAAGGGCGAGAGCGAGCGCGAGGCGTGCGACCTCATGGATGCGGCCTTCGATCTCGAGATCACGCTCTTCGACACCGCCGATGCCTACGGCGGCGGCCGGAGCGAGAGCGCCATCGGCGTGTGGCTGCGGTCGAAGCCCGCGTCGGTGCGCGAGCGGGTCGTCCTCACGACGAAGGTCTTCCACTCGGTCGTCGGCGATCCGAACGATCGTGGCCTCCGCGGCGATCGCATCCGGCGCCAGATCGAGGGGAGTCTCACGCGCCTCGGCGTCGAGCGCGTCGATCTCTACATGATCCACGAGCCCGACCCATCGACGCCGGTCGACGAGACGCTCGAGGCGCTCGACGGGCTCGTGCAGGCCGGGAAGATCGCAGCGTACGGCGCGTGCAACGTCGACGGCGCGTATCTCGAGCGCGCGGGGTGGAAGTTCGCATGTGTCCAGAACGGCTACTCCCTGCTCGATCGTGCCGCGGAGATGGACGTCCTTCCGGCGTGCAAGCGGTCCCGGGCCGGTTTCACGGCGTTCAGTCCGCTCGCAGGCGGATGGCTGACCGGGAAGTACATCGGAGGCCAGACGCCGGCCGGTTCGCGGATGACGCTCCGGCCGGAGGGCTATCGGCGCTACGAGAACGTACGTGTGTACCGAGCGCTCGAGCGGTTCGTCGATTTCGCACGCGAACACCGCACGACTCCCGCGGCGCTCGCGATCGCATGGCTCCTCGCCCAGCCGCAGGTCGATGCCGTGATCGTCGGGCCGCGACGGACGGAACATCTGGAGCCCGTGAGGCAAGCGCTCGCGTCTCCGTTAACGGCGACCGAGTGCGACGCGCTCGCGGCGCTCTTCGCCGGCGCGCTCTCCGATCGGGACTAAGCCGGACGGAGATCGCGAAGCTCTAGGGTGCGGCGGCGCGCTCGAACTTGAGCGGCGTCCGGTCGCCGCGGCGGACGTCGTCGAAGAATCCGCGCAGCGCGTCGTACTGCGCGGCGGGGATCTCGACCGCGAGGATCGCAAGCGCGCGCTCGACCTTCACGCCGTCGGGAACGACCGTGAAGGCGAGCCGGTAGCGTCCGTAGGGGCCGGTGAGCGCCGCGCCTTCCGGAAGCTTGCCCGGCCTGAAGCCGGGCGGGCACTTCACGACGAGCTCCGTCGTGATCACGCGGGGGTATTCGATGATGACGGGGTGGACGCGCGGTCCGGGCGGCAGGTCGGGCGTCGCGGGCGCCCAAGGGCCGCTCCAGGCCACGCTGAGCGAGCCTGATGCAGGATCGGGCGCGCCGGCGGGCCTCTCGATCTCGCAGATGAGACGTGAAGAGACCGGGGGATAACCCGCATTCGCTTCGGCGCTCGCGACGCCGGTCTCGCCGCCCTTCCCGCACAATGCGTCGAGGCGCAGACGGCGGTCGCGATCGTCGAGGTCGGCGAGCTGCTCGGTCTCGTCGAGGGCGAGCTGGCCTCCCGACTGCCGGCGCCAATGCGTGACCGTCGACGCGGCGTCGTCGGCGAACGCCATCTCGGCGGTGACCCGCGCCACGTTGATCGCGGGGCTCGAGGTCGGGATGACGATCGGACGGCCGCCTGCGGAGGTCGCCGCCATCGCCTCGGAGCCGCTCATCCACCAGGGCACCTCGCCGAAGGGAAGGCCGGATTTGAGATGGACGAGCGCGGTCCACGCGCCGCCGGGCTCGGCGACGCCCACCATCGTGCTCGGAAGCTGATCGACGGAGTGGATCGCCTTGTCCCAGACGTGCTTGGGGCGGTTGGGGGCGAGCACGGGCACCGCCTGTGCGCCGAGCGCGCGCGCGACGTCGAGGTAGAGCTTGTCGAGAGGATCGAGGGGGCCCGCCGACGGTAGCGGGTGGGGGCGGTCGCCGTCGCCGGGCCGCGCGTAGACGGCGTTCGCGACGTTCGCGGCGATCCAGTCGTACGCCGCCTTGAGCTTGGCGGGGCGGTCCGGCGCGGCGACGACCGCGGGGGCCGACAGGACGCGCTGGATGAGAGGCCCTCCGCTGGGCTCCCGCGTCAAACGATCGACGTCCTTCGCGAAGTCATTCCAGAAGTCG from Candidatus Polarisedimenticolaceae bacterium encodes the following:
- a CDS encoding DUF3857 domain-containing protein, translating into MKAPALALGLGLACAAMAGEETRIDIVPGARVISDAERAIQADPAKGLQHGIVLLEEWQLNDDYGTAAKIEFHLRAKVLSNEGRDLANVEIVLEPDMSLDDWWARAIAPDGRVQDVPDKDVAFVTLVRDGDFKIRAARFAIPGVVPGTVIDYGYTIRREAIGSTDVPLQRGWPILNFRCRWKPYGKWSAAYRIRHSEHLDVRAQAEDDAVLLEAHDLPPLAREPLMPVDEDVRASVVFYYLDKRTGYTDFWNDFAKDVDRLTREPSGGPLIQRVLSAPAVVAAPDRPAKLKAAYDWIAANVANAVYARPGDGDRPHPLPSAGPLDPLDKLYLDVARALGAQAVPVLAPNRPKHVWDKAIHSVDQLPSTMVGVAEPGGAWTALVHLKSGLPFGEVPWWMSGSEAMAATSAGGRPIVIPTSSPAINVARVTAEMAFADDAASTVTHWRRQSGGQLALDETEQLADLDDRDRRLRLDALCGKGGETGVASAEANAGYPPVSSRLICEIERPAGAPDPASGSLSVAWSGPWAPATPDLPPGPRVHPVIIEYPRVITTELVVKCPPGFRPGKLPEGAALTGPYGRYRLAFTVVPDGVKVERALAILAVEIPAAQYDALRGFFDDVRRGDRTPLKFERAAAP
- a CDS encoding aldo/keto reductase, which gives rise to MESRELGRTGIGVSRIALGCGGFGGVGSAPAFFGKGESEREACDLMDAAFDLEITLFDTADAYGGGRSESAIGVWLRSKPASVRERVVLTTKVFHSVVGDPNDRGLRGDRIRRQIEGSLTRLGVERVDLYMIHEPDPSTPVDETLEALDGLVQAGKIAAYGACNVDGAYLERAGWKFACVQNGYSLLDRAAEMDVLPACKRSRAGFTAFSPLAGGWLTGKYIGGQTPAGSRMTLRPEGYRRYENVRVYRALERFVDFAREHRTTPAALAIAWLLAQPQVDAVIVGPRRTEHLEPVRQALASPLTATECDALAALFAGALSDRD